Sequence from the Acidimicrobiia bacterium genome:
CACCTTCGGGGCTCCCGAGCGGTCGCGGTACTCGACGATGCCCACCCGGTCGCCCAGGGAGCAGTAGAAGCCGGTCTCTTCTTCCACCTCGCGCATCGCCGCCTCGGCCGGCGACTCGCCCTCGTCCAGCTTCCCCTTGGGGAACGACCAGTCGTCGTAGCGGGGTCGGTGGACCAGGAGCATCTCGGTGACGCCGCCGACCACCCTGGTCACCAGGCCGCCTGCCGCGACGACGAGATCGGGGGGGGCTGCCGCCGTGCCGGGGTCGGGCAGGGCTCCCTGGGACCGGGCGGCGGCGAGGTGCTGGAAGCGCACCTGGGCGTCGAGGCCGATCTCGGTGGCGACCTTCTCCCAGGACTGGTCGGAGAGCTGCCAGGCGAGCCGATCGTCGGCAAGGTAGACCAGGAGCATCTCCTCGAGCCGTCGCCGCAGGCGGGGATGGGTGATCGGGACCAGCACCTCGACCCGCCCGCCCAGGTTGCGGGGCATCATGTCGGCCGAGCCGATCAGGTACTCCGCCGTCTCGCCCCGTCCGAACCGGTACACCCGGGAGTGCTCCAGGTACCGACCCACGATGGAGCGCACCGTGATGTTCTCCGAGAGGCCGGGCACGCCGGGACGCAGGCAGCACATGCCGCGCACGATCAGGTCGATCCTGGTCCCGGCCGCCGAGGCGGCGTACAGCTCGTCGATGATCGCCGGGTCCACCAGGTGATTCAGCTTGATGCAGATCGAGCCCTCTTCCCCGAGGGCTGCCTGGGTCCGGATCCGGGCGGTGACCTCGTTTCGCAGGTGATCGGGGGCCACCAGCAGACGCCGGAAGCGGCCGGCGTACCCGAACCCGGTGAGCAGGTTGAACAGCTCGGAGAGGTCGGCTCCGATGTCGGGATCCACGGTGAGCAGACCGAGATCCTCGTAGAGGCGCGCCGTCTTCGGGTTGTAGTTTCCGGTGCCGATGTGGGAGTACCGGCGCAGCTCGTCGCCCTCGCGTCGTACCACCAGGGCCACCTTGGCATGGGTCTTCAGACCGGCGACCCCGTACACCACATGGACGCCGGCTTCCTCCAGCATTCGGGCCCAGGCGATGTTGGCCTCCTCGTCGAAACGAGCCTTCAGCTCGACCAGCACCACCACCTGCTTCCCGGCGCGGGCGGCACCCATCAGGGATTGCACGATCGACTGCTCGCCACCGCGCGCCGGGTCGTCGGCGGCAGAGGTCCGGTACAGGGTCTGCTTGATCGCCACCACCTGAGGATCGCGGGCGGCGGCTGCGATGAACGCTCCGACCGATGTGCCGAAAGCCTCGTACGGGAGGTGGACGAGCACGTCGCGTCGCTGCAGGCGGTCGAACAGGGTCTCGCCGGGATCCAGGTGCCCGAGGATCGGCTGGGTCGTCGGGACCCATGATCTGTGGACCAGGTCGGGGCGCGGGAGGGAGGCGAGCAGCGACAGGCCTGCCATGTCGAGATGGCCATGCTGGGTGTACACCTGGTCGCTGCCGATCCGCATCTCCTCCATGAGGAGGTCGACCACGGCTTCGGGCATGGTGGTGTCGATCTCGAGCCGGACCAGCCTGCTGAAACGATGGCGGGTCTGGAGGAGCTCTTCGATTGCCTCGAGGAGGTCGTCGGCCTCGTCCTCCTCCAATGCCTGCTCGGCACTGCGGGTGACCCGGAACGGGTGGCTGCTCACGATCTCCATGCCGGGAAACAGTGCCTCGAGGTGGGCGGCGATGACTTCCTCCACCGGCACGAAACTGGTCGTTCCGGGGACGGCCAGGAACCGCGGCAGCAGGGGCGGAACCTTCACCCTGGCGAAGCGTTCCCGGGCACCTCTCGGGTCGCCGACTGTCACCGCCAGGTTCAGCGACAGGTTGGAGATGTAGGGGAAGGGATGGGTGGGGTCTACGGCGAGCGGGGTGAGCATCGGGTAGATCTCTCGCTCGAAGATCGCCTCCAACTGCTTGCGCTCCTCATCGGCCAGGTCGTCCCAGGTGACCATGAGGATCCCGTGCTCGGCAAGGCCAGGGAGCAACTCGGCTTCGAGCAGCCGGCCCATCCGTTCCCGCAGAGTGATGCACCGGCTGCGGATGGCGTTCAGCTGGTCGGCCACGGAGATCTCATCGGGTGCGCCACCGTCGAGGCCAGAGGCCATCTGCTCACGCAGGCCCGCCACCCGCACCTGAAAGAACTCGTCGAGGTTGGAGGCGACGATGGCGAGGAATCGAACCCGTTCCAGGATGGGAAGGTTGGGATCCTCGGCGAGCGCCAGCACCCGCTCCTGGAAGTCGAGCAGGGACAGCTCGCGGTTGGTGTAGCGGGAGGTCGATTCGATCACTGGTGCCGATGGTATCGGCGGCCGTCGCGGGAAGTTCAGCCGTCTCCCTCGAGGGCCTTGATCTTGGCCACCCGCCTCAGATGGCGCTCCTCGGCAGTGAAGCGGGCCGCCAAGAAGGTGCTGACGATCTCGGCCGCCAGGGCGGGCCCGATCACCCGGGCGCCGATCGCCAGCAGGTTGGCATCGTCGTGTTCGACGGCCTGGTGTGCGGTGTAGGTGTCGTGGGCCTGGGCAGCCCTGACCCCGCGCACCTTGTTGGCGGCGATGGCGGCACCCGCTCCCGAGCCACACACCACGATGCCTCGCTCGACCTTTCCCTGGACCACCGCCCGACCGACGGCGGCGGCGTAGTCCGGGTAGTCGACCGGCTCCTCGGAGTGGGTTCCCAGGTCGGTGACGGCGTGGCCGGTGGCGGCCATGGCGGCCGCCAGCTCCTCCTTGAGCCGGAACCCGGCGTGGTCCGAGGCGATGGCGACGCGCATTGCGGGTGGAGGGTAGTGACGGCCGGCGGCGCCGGTCGGACGGGGTGTCCATACAATCGCCACATGGATCGGTTCGTCGTCACCGGTGGTACCCCCTTGGAGGGCTCGGTGGCGGTGCTGGGGGCGAAGAACGCAGTGCTCAAACATCTGGTGGCCGCCCTCCTGGCCCCGGGAACCCACCGCATCGAGAACATTCCGGCGATCCGCGACGTGGCACTGATGGGGAGCGTCATCGAGCACATCGGGGCCCGGTGCCGTTTCGACGGATCGGCCGTCGAGGTGGAGGTCCCCGAGGAGCTGCTTCCGGAGGCGCCACTGGAGCTGGTGCGCAGGATGCGGGCATCGATCGTCGTTCTCGGGGCTCTACTCGCTCGCTGTGGCGAGGCCCGGGTCGCCTTGCCCGGCGGCGACGACTTCGGGTCCCGGCCCATCGACATGCACCTCGGTGGGCTGGAGGCCATGGGTGCCCACTTCGAACTGGTGCACGGCGAGCTCGTCGGCAGCGCCCCGGAGGGCCTGCGCGGCGCCGAGGTCCACCTCGACTTCCCCTCGGTGGGCGCCACCGAGAACGTGCTGCTCGCCGGGGTGACGGCCGAAGGAACCACCGTCATCCACAACGCCGCTCGGGAGCCGGAGATCCAGGACCTGGCGGCGTTTCTCGGGCGGATGGGCGCCCGAATCGATGGAGCAGGTACTTCCACAGTGGTGGTGGAGGGCGTCGGGAGCCTGTCTCCGGCGACACATCGCGCTGTTCCCGACAGGCTGGAGGCAGGCACCTACCTGGTCGGCGCCGCGATCACGGGGGGTGAGGTGACCGTGGTCGACTGCGTTCCCGAGCACCTGCGGATGGAGCTGCGCAAGCTGGGGGAGGCCGGGTGCGGCATCGAGGTGGGGGAGGACTGGGTTCGACTCACCGGCCCGTCGCGGCCGATCCCGGTCGATTTCGCCACGCTTCCCTACCCCGGGTTCCACACCGACATGCACCCGCAGATGGTGGCGCTCCTGTCCCTGGCTGCCGGCCGCTCGGTGATCACCGAGAACATATACGCCGCGAGGTTCCGCTACGTCGGCGAGCTGAACCGGCTCGGAGCCAGGGTCAGGCTGGAAGGTCAGCACGTGATAATCGACGGCACCGACGCCCTCTCCGGATGCGAGGTCGACGCCTGCGACATCAGGGCGGGGGCGGCTCTGGTGCTGGCAGGGCTGGCCGCCGAGGGGGAGACGACGATCACCGAGGTGGGCCACATCGATCGCGGCTACACCGACTTCGACGGGCGGCTTGCCTCGTTGGGGGCCAAGATCACTCGCCAGACGGTGCTCCCGCCAACACCCACCTAGAATCGGGAATGATCCCGCCCGCCAATCGTTGGAATCACCGATGAGCGAAGACATCGCCACCGAGGTCGACCTCGACCTGCTCACCGAGACCCTCGAGTACATCCGCCCGGCACTCCAGGCAGACGGCGGCGACCTGGTGCTGCTCGGGGTCGAAGACGGCGTGGTGAACCTTCAGCTGGTCGGAGCCTGTGGCGGCTGTCCCATGTCGACGATGACCCTGACCGCCGGGATCGAGCGGATCCTCCTCGACCGGGTTCCCGGAGTGGTCGAGGTGAACGCAGTCTGAGGTTCACCGGAGCCGCCCGCCGATTGCGGGGACGGTGCCACCGGTAACCTCCCGGCGTGATCACCGCACCCGAGGCCCTGGTGTCCGCCGTCACCGCAGGTGACCGCCGGGCGCTGGCCCGTCTGATCACCCTGGTCGAAGACGACCTCCCGGGTGCCGCCGAGGCGTTGAGGGAGGCGTTCACCGCCGCCGCACCCTCCCACCGCATCGGCATCACCGGAGCACCCGGCGCCGGGAAGTCGACGCTCACCGACCGGCTCATCGCCGCCGCCCGTGACGCCGGCGAGACCGTGGCGGTGCTCGCCGTCGACCCCACCAGCCCGTTCACCGGCGGGGCGGTACTGGGCGATCGGGTGCGGATGCAGGATCACGTGCTCGATCGGGGCGTGTTCGTGCGCTCGATGGCGAGCCGCGGCCACCTGGGCGGGCTGGCAGTGGCCGCTCCCAAGGCGCTGCTCGCCATGGAGGCCGGCGGGTTCTCTCGTCTGATCGTGGAGACCGTCGGCGTGGGTCAGGATGAGGTGGAGGTGGTATCCGCCGCCGACACCGTGGTGGTCGTGGTCACCCCCGGCTGGGGAGACGGGATCCAGGCCGCCAAGGCGGGGATCCTCGAGATCGGGAACGTGTTCGTCGTCAACAAGGCCGACCGGGAAGGGGCCGCCGAGACCGTCGCCGATCTCCGGGCGATGCTCGACATGGGAAGCCATGACGGCTGGGTGCCGCCGGTCCTGGAGACGGTCGCCGTCGAGGACCGCGGAGTGGCCGAGGTGTGGGAGGCGATCCGGGCCCATCGCACCCACATGGGAGACCCGGGTGTGGCGCGTGCTCGGAGCCGCCGCCGGCTCTGGGAGTTGGAGACTGCCCTGGTGGGTGAGCTGAGGGAGCGGGCGCGTCGGGCGATGGACCAGGGCTCGCAGCTGGTTGCGGCGGTCGCCGCCGGTGAGACCGACCCGTGGACGGCTGCCGGGATTCTCGCCGCACGCTGACGCGCTGCGGGCCGGCCCCGGGGGACCGGCCCGCAGACCACTGACCAACCCGCTCAGGCCATCAGGCCCTGGACGTAGCCTCCGACGGCCACGGCACAGAAGTAGTACCCGAGATCGATGGCATATGCGGTCTTGCTGGCGTTGAGCCAGATCACGCGGGCCATGAGCGCCGGGCCGATGAGGAAGAGTGTCACCATCAGGGCGGTGACCAGTGAGTGCTCGATGTCGTCGGCGGCGCCCATGTAGGCCACCCCGATCTGGAGCAGGAAGGCCTGCACCAAGCCGGGGATGTCCTGCTTGAGGTCCATCTTCATGCTGTACTCGGTGCCGTTCGCCTGGGCCCACTTCTTGCCCAGGCCGGGCCCGTAGAAGAGCATGGTGATCACGGCCAGCACCACGATGGTGGCGACGACGATCGCCAGCCAGTCGAGGTCACCCAGCGTCTCGAAGAACCCGCTGAAGGTCCTCACGGTCTTGCCTCCCTTTGGTCGATGGACCGGCAAACTAGCGGCGCCCTCTGGCCGCCGTCGGGGGATCCGGGGGGTTTCTTCTGCGACTCCTACCATCGCCTCCAGTCGCCCCTGGAGGTACCCATGACCCTGGTTCGTACCGATCGCCACGGTGCGGTCGCCGTGATCACCCTCGACCGCCCGCCGGTGAACGCCCTCGGGGCGGCTCTGATCGCCGACTTCGGTGTGGCGGTGGCCGAGGCGGCGGATCCGGAGGTGCGGGCCGTGGTCGTGACGGGATCCCCACACTTCGCCGCCGGGGCCGACATCGCGGCGTTCAAGACGCTGATGGACGAGGGAGGCAGCGCCGCCGAACTCGGGGAGGACCTGGGGCGGGTCCTCCAGATGCTGGCCGCCCTTCCCAAGCCGGTGGTGGCGGCGGTCCGCGGCTTCGCCCTGGGCGGTGGCCTCGAGCTGGCCATGGCTTGCGATCTGCGGATGTTCTCCGCCGACGCCCGCGTCGGTCAACCCGAGATCAAGCTGGGGGTCATTCCCGGGGCCGGAGGGACGCAGAGGCTCCCCAGGCTGATCGGTATCGGTCGGGCACGCGACCTCGTCTACACGGGAAGGATGGTCGACGCCGCCGAGGCCAAGGCGATCGGGCTGGCCGATCGCCTCGTCGCCGACGCCGAGTTGGACGATGCCGCCCTGGAATGGGCCACCGAGCTGGCGTCGGGCGCCACGGCGGCGATCGCCATCGCCAAGGCCGCCATCGACCGGGGATGGGACCTCCCGCTGCTTGATGCTCTCGGGCTCGAGGCGGCAGGCTTCCGGGAGGCGTTCGGGACCAGCGACGCCGTCGAGGGGGTCACCGCCTTCCTCGACAAGCGCCCACCCAGATTCCAGGGGGTGTGAGTCAGGGCTTGAAGCGGGCGGCAAGGCGGCGAAGGTTGCGGCGCCAGATGGCGCCGAGGATGGGGCGTGCTGCCCAGGCCCCCACAGGGCCCCCCAGGAACCAGGGGAACCGGATCTGTTCGGACCAGGTGAAGCGGGTTCCTCCTGCCTCTGCTGCCAGCGTGAACCGACCCGACCCGGTGAACAGGCCCTGATGGTGCACCCCCATCGTCTTCGGTGGGTCCCAGGCTGTGAACTCCATCACGTCGTTGGTGCGGAAGGGACCGACCCGGGTGGCGACGGCGATCCGGGTGCCCACTCCGGTTCGTGTCTCCCCGAGGAACTCGATCCCTTCGGCGTCGGCCATCCACTCGGTGTGGCTCTCCAGGCGGGACAGGTCCGCCCAGACCGCCTCGGGCGGGGCGGGGATGAACACGGAGACGGTGATGCCGGACATGGCGCCACGCTACCGGTCAACTCCTTCCAAGGGGCGTCGGTACCATCCCCTGCCAATGGTGACCAAGCGGGCGCGGAGATGGCTGACCCGAGCGGCGCTGGTCGGCTCGGTCGTGGTGTCGGGGACCCTGGCCGTCTCGGCGTGGTCGCTGGCCGGGTCGATCTCGGAGACGCTCCTGGAGTTCCCGCCACGATCCACCGCCGTGGAGGTGGTGGCGATCGACGACGACACGGTGACCCTGAGAGCCGCTGCATCCGTCTCTCGTCCCGGTCGGTGGGCGCTGGTTGGGGAGGATGCCTGGGTCGAGGTCGGTCCGGTCGTGGCCACGGCTGCGGGAACGGTGACCCGGCAGGTCATCGCGGTATCGGGTCGGCCCGGGGGGACGATGCGGATCGAGGCGGAGGCCTACGGTCCCGATCCGGGCGCCATGGGCATCGAGTTCGACGAGAGGATCGTCGCCGGGAGCGGAGGTGACCACTCGGTGTGGACCGTCGAAGGAACCGGAACCCTCTGGGTGGTGATGGTCCACGACGGTGACACCGGCCGCACCCAGGCGCTGCGCGCCCTGGAGACCGTCGTCGGGATGGGCCTGCCGGCGGTGGTGCCGGCGATGCT
This genomic interval carries:
- the ppk1 gene encoding polyphosphate kinase 1 — protein: MIESTSRYTNRELSLLDFQERVLALAEDPNLPILERVRFLAIVASNLDEFFQVRVAGLREQMASGLDGGAPDEISVADQLNAIRSRCITLRERMGRLLEAELLPGLAEHGILMVTWDDLADEERKQLEAIFEREIYPMLTPLAVDPTHPFPYISNLSLNLAVTVGDPRGARERFARVKVPPLLPRFLAVPGTTSFVPVEEVIAAHLEALFPGMEIVSSHPFRVTRSAEQALEEDEADDLLEAIEELLQTRHRFSRLVRLEIDTTMPEAVVDLLMEEMRIGSDQVYTQHGHLDMAGLSLLASLPRPDLVHRSWVPTTQPILGHLDPGETLFDRLQRRDVLVHLPYEAFGTSVGAFIAAAARDPQVVAIKQTLYRTSAADDPARGGEQSIVQSLMGAARAGKQVVVLVELKARFDEEANIAWARMLEEAGVHVVYGVAGLKTHAKVALVVRREGDELRRYSHIGTGNYNPKTARLYEDLGLLTVDPDIGADLSELFNLLTGFGYAGRFRRLLVAPDHLRNEVTARIRTQAALGEEGSICIKLNHLVDPAIIDELYAASAAGTRIDLIVRGMCCLRPGVPGLSENITVRSIVGRYLEHSRVYRFGRGETAEYLIGSADMMPRNLGGRVEVLVPITHPRLRRRLEEMLLVYLADDRLAWQLSDQSWEKVATEIGLDAQVRFQHLAAARSQGALPDPGTAAAPPDLVVAAGGLVTRVVGGVTEMLLVHRPRYDDWSFPKGKLDEGESPAEAAMREVEEETGFYCSLGDRVGIVEYRDRSGAPKVVHYFAMEHQTGRFAPNPEVDQIAWLTPSAAVERLSYGRDRALLRSWADGG
- the rpiB gene encoding ribose 5-phosphate isomerase B, with amino-acid sequence MRVAIASDHAGFRLKEELAAAMAATGHAVTDLGTHSEEPVDYPDYAAAVGRAVVQGKVERGIVVCGSGAGAAIAANKVRGVRAAQAHDTYTAHQAVEHDDANLLAIGARVIGPALAAEIVSTFLAARFTAEERHLRRVAKIKALEGDG
- the murA gene encoding UDP-N-acetylglucosamine 1-carboxyvinyltransferase, producing MDRFVVTGGTPLEGSVAVLGAKNAVLKHLVAALLAPGTHRIENIPAIRDVALMGSVIEHIGARCRFDGSAVEVEVPEELLPEAPLELVRRMRASIVVLGALLARCGEARVALPGGDDFGSRPIDMHLGGLEAMGAHFELVHGELVGSAPEGLRGAEVHLDFPSVGATENVLLAGVTAEGTTVIHNAAREPEIQDLAAFLGRMGARIDGAGTSTVVVEGVGSLSPATHRAVPDRLEAGTYLVGAAITGGEVTVVDCVPEHLRMELRKLGEAGCGIEVGEDWVRLTGPSRPIPVDFATLPYPGFHTDMHPQMVALLSLAAGRSVITENIYAARFRYVGELNRLGARVRLEGQHVIIDGTDALSGCEVDACDIRAGAALVLAGLAAEGETTITEVGHIDRGYTDFDGRLASLGAKITRQTVLPPTPT
- a CDS encoding NifU family protein; the encoded protein is MSEDIATEVDLDLLTETLEYIRPALQADGGDLVLLGVEDGVVNLQLVGACGGCPMSTMTLTAGIERILLDRVPGVVEVNAV
- the meaB gene encoding methylmalonyl Co-A mutase-associated GTPase MeaB, whose product is MTAPEALVSAVTAGDRRALARLITLVEDDLPGAAEALREAFTAAAPSHRIGITGAPGAGKSTLTDRLIAAARDAGETVAVLAVDPTSPFTGGAVLGDRVRMQDHVLDRGVFVRSMASRGHLGGLAVAAPKALLAMEAGGFSRLIVETVGVGQDEVEVVSAADTVVVVVTPGWGDGIQAAKAGILEIGNVFVVNKADREGAAETVADLRAMLDMGSHDGWVPPVLETVAVEDRGVAEVWEAIRAHRTHMGDPGVARARSRRRLWELETALVGELRERARRAMDQGSQLVAAVAAGETDPWTAAGILAAR
- a CDS encoding DUF1761 domain-containing protein, encoding MRTFSGFFETLGDLDWLAIVVATIVVLAVITMLFYGPGLGKKWAQANGTEYSMKMDLKQDIPGLVQAFLLQIGVAYMGAADDIEHSLVTALMVTLFLIGPALMARVIWLNASKTAYAIDLGYYFCAVAVGGYVQGLMA
- a CDS encoding enoyl-CoA hydratase/isomerase family protein; its protein translation is MTLVRTDRHGAVAVITLDRPPVNALGAALIADFGVAVAEAADPEVRAVVVTGSPHFAAGADIAAFKTLMDEGGSAAELGEDLGRVLQMLAALPKPVVAAVRGFALGGGLELAMACDLRMFSADARVGQPEIKLGVIPGAGGTQRLPRLIGIGRARDLVYTGRMVDAAEAKAIGLADRLVADAELDDAALEWATELASGATAAIAIAKAAIDRGWDLPLLDALGLEAAGFREAFGTSDAVEGVTAFLDKRPPRFQGV
- a CDS encoding SRPBCC family protein, which translates into the protein MSGITVSVFIPAPPEAVWADLSRLESHTEWMADAEGIEFLGETRTGVGTRIAVATRVGPFRTNDVMEFTAWDPPKTMGVHHQGLFTGSGRFTLAAEAGGTRFTWSEQIRFPWFLGGPVGAWAARPILGAIWRRNLRRLAARFKP